Proteins from one Amycolatopsis benzoatilytica AK 16/65 genomic window:
- a CDS encoding LysR family transcriptional regulator, giving the protein MLNPWRLRLLSRLAVLGTVRAVAQDVNLSASTVSHQLAVLETETRTRLLERTGRRVRLTPAGQKLAWQARAILDHLDAVEAELRGDEPAGLVRLGAFQSSLHTFAVPAARRLAETFPRLETELAEREPHESVRALRAGDSDVVITTTDFADLPLGPDLEIIRLATDPIVLVTALDRADPAGPAVLADYAGEPWALDIPHSYLANLTLRLCRESGFEPRAACRFSNYLMTLQHVEAGLSIALLPGLAVDPRYRVATKPLAAPVTRTIVAVARRGSPRRAAVNAVLAALREVPLPATVEPV; this is encoded by the coding sequence ATGCTGAACCCGTGGCGACTTCGCTTGCTGAGCCGGCTGGCCGTGCTCGGCACGGTCCGCGCGGTGGCCCAGGACGTGAACCTCAGCGCCTCGACGGTGTCGCACCAGCTCGCGGTGCTGGAGACGGAAACCCGCACCCGGCTGCTGGAGCGCACCGGGCGCCGGGTCCGGCTGACCCCGGCCGGGCAGAAGCTGGCTTGGCAGGCGCGGGCGATCCTCGACCATCTCGACGCGGTCGAGGCCGAACTGCGCGGTGACGAACCGGCCGGGCTCGTCCGCCTCGGTGCGTTCCAGAGCTCCTTGCACACCTTCGCGGTGCCCGCGGCGAGGAGGCTCGCCGAGACCTTCCCGCGGCTGGAAACCGAACTGGCGGAACGAGAACCGCACGAAAGCGTGCGTGCGCTGCGGGCCGGGGACAGCGACGTCGTCATCACCACGACCGACTTCGCGGACCTGCCGCTCGGCCCGGACCTGGAGATCATCCGGCTGGCGACCGACCCGATCGTGCTGGTCACCGCGCTCGACCGGGCCGATCCGGCGGGACCGGCGGTGCTCGCCGACTACGCGGGCGAGCCGTGGGCGCTGGACATCCCGCACTCCTACCTGGCGAACCTGACCCTGCGGCTCTGTCGCGAGTCGGGCTTCGAGCCGCGCGCGGCGTGCCGGTTCAGCAACTACCTGATGACGTTGCAGCACGTCGAAGCCGGACTGTCGATCGCGTTGCTGCCCGGGCTGGCGGTGGATCCGCGGTACCGGGTCGCGACCAAACCGCTGGCGGCGCCGGTCACGCGCACGATCGTCGCGGTCGCCCGCCGCGGTTCGCCTCGCCGGGCGGCGGTGAACGCGGTGCTGGCGGCGCTGCGGGAGGTACCGCTCCCGGCAACGGTGGAACCGGTTTAG
- a CDS encoding ArnT family glycosyltransferase: MVVPVPAKFAAGPVAATAVAPAAALLALSSRYGYHRDELYFRVAGQHLAWGYVDQPPLTPVLARASIALFGDTPTGLRVVAAIAYAFTVVVVALLAREFGAGRRAQFLAAVTTAVSSMVLASGHLVSTPTFDILFWLLLCLFVARLLRTGEPRWYLAIGAVTGVALLNKYLVVLAVAGLAAGLLLAGPRAALRTWWLPAGMVLALLIAAPNLWWQMTHGWPQLTVAAGIDRKQGLENRISFVPFQLIYLAPPLVPIWVAGWLRLWRTPKLRTFAIAYPLVAVVVLALGGKAYYVIPLVIVLLAAGAEPAVQWAARGRRGWVLPTIVVFSAAVNAIVVLPVLPPNALGFVNSVNKEQGEQVGWPQLVRQVAVAWQRLPDRDRAVIYAQNYGEAGAIARYGPDYGLPAAYSGHMSFADWGPPPDSANGPVLLIHLAGTLDVPANFAGCRRLGRVDNGVGLKNDEHDGVLEQCSGVRGTWSARWPALRTYY, encoded by the coding sequence GTGGTCGTGCCGGTACCCGCCAAGTTCGCCGCAGGCCCGGTCGCGGCGACCGCGGTCGCACCCGCCGCCGCGCTCCTCGCGCTTTCCAGCCGGTACGGCTATCACCGCGACGAGCTGTACTTCCGGGTCGCCGGCCAGCACCTCGCCTGGGGCTACGTCGACCAGCCCCCGCTGACGCCGGTGCTCGCCCGCGCCAGCATCGCGCTGTTCGGCGACACCCCGACCGGACTTCGCGTTGTCGCGGCAATCGCCTACGCCTTCACCGTCGTTGTGGTCGCACTGCTCGCCCGCGAGTTCGGCGCCGGTCGCCGCGCCCAATTCCTCGCCGCCGTCACGACCGCGGTGTCGTCGATGGTTCTCGCTTCCGGACACCTGGTGTCCACGCCGACCTTCGACATCCTGTTCTGGCTTCTGCTCTGCCTCTTCGTCGCCCGGCTGCTGCGCACCGGCGAGCCGCGCTGGTACCTGGCGATCGGCGCGGTCACCGGCGTCGCGCTGCTGAACAAGTACCTGGTCGTCCTGGCCGTGGCCGGACTCGCCGCCGGGCTCCTGCTGGCCGGTCCCCGCGCCGCACTGCGCACGTGGTGGCTGCCCGCCGGGATGGTCCTCGCACTCCTGATCGCCGCGCCCAACCTCTGGTGGCAGATGACGCACGGCTGGCCCCAACTGACCGTCGCCGCCGGGATCGATCGCAAGCAAGGGCTGGAAAACCGGATCTCGTTCGTCCCGTTCCAGCTCATTTACCTGGCACCTCCGCTGGTGCCGATCTGGGTGGCCGGGTGGCTTCGCCTGTGGCGCACGCCGAAGCTGCGGACGTTCGCGATCGCCTACCCGTTGGTCGCGGTCGTCGTTCTGGCGTTGGGCGGCAAGGCGTATTACGTCATCCCGCTGGTGATCGTTTTGCTCGCGGCGGGCGCGGAGCCGGCGGTGCAGTGGGCGGCGCGGGGACGGCGCGGCTGGGTTCTGCCGACGATCGTGGTGTTCTCCGCCGCGGTGAACGCCATCGTCGTGCTGCCGGTGCTACCGCCGAATGCGCTGGGTTTCGTGAACTCGGTGAACAAAGAACAAGGCGAACAGGTCGGCTGGCCGCAACTGGTCCGGCAAGTCGCCGTCGCCTGGCAGCGCCTCCCGGACCGGGACCGGGCGGTCATTTACGCGCAGAACTATGGCGAAGCAGGCGCGATCGCACGGTATGGACCGGATTACGGGCTGCCCGCCGCGTATTCCGGGCACATGAGTTTCGCGGACTGGGGCCCGCCGCCCGATTCCGCGAACGGCCCGGTGCTGCTGATCCATCTCGCCGGCACGCTCGACGTCCCGGCGAACTTCGCCGGGTGCCGCCGGCTCGGCCGGGTGGACAACGGGGTCGGGCTGAAGAACGACGAACACGATGGGGTGCTGGAGCAGTGTTCCGGCGTGCGCGGTACGTGGTCGGCGCGGTGGCCGGCGTTGCGCACCTACTACTGA
- the rlmN gene encoding 23S rRNA (adenine(2503)-C(2))-methyltransferase RlmN has protein sequence MTALPLVFDAPKRGLPPRHLADLTVAERAEAVVELGEKAFRAKQLSNHYFSRLTVDPAEMTDIPAASRERLVADLMPPLLTEVRALEADRGATRKTLWRAHDGTLLESVLMRYPDRATLCISSQAGCGMACPFCATGQGGLDRNLSTAEIVDQVRDAAAVMRDGAMPGGPGRLSNIVFMGMGEPLANYKRVVAAVRRITDPAPGGLGIGQRSVTVSTVGLAPAIRKLADEKMQVRLAVSLHTPDDELRDTLVPVNNRWSIDEVLSAARYYADTSGRRVSIEYALIRDINDQPWRAELLAKRLRKHLGQLVHVNVIPLNPTPGSKWDASPKPVEREFVRLVNAGGVACTVRDTRGQDIAAACGQLAAEG, from the coding sequence ATGACTGCCCTCCCCCTTGTTTTCGACGCGCCCAAGCGCGGCCTCCCGCCGCGCCATCTCGCCGACCTCACCGTTGCCGAGCGGGCCGAAGCGGTCGTCGAACTGGGGGAGAAGGCGTTCCGCGCCAAGCAGTTGTCGAATCACTACTTCTCGCGGCTCACCGTTGACCCGGCGGAGATGACCGACATCCCGGCCGCCTCCCGTGAGCGGCTCGTGGCGGACCTGATGCCGCCGCTGCTCACCGAGGTGCGCGCGCTGGAGGCGGACCGCGGTGCCACTCGCAAGACGCTGTGGCGCGCGCACGACGGAACGCTGCTGGAAAGCGTCCTGATGCGCTACCCGGACCGCGCGACGCTGTGCATCTCCAGCCAGGCCGGCTGCGGCATGGCGTGCCCGTTCTGCGCGACCGGCCAGGGCGGCCTCGACCGAAACCTGTCCACCGCGGAGATCGTGGACCAGGTCCGCGACGCGGCCGCGGTGATGCGCGACGGTGCGATGCCGGGCGGCCCGGGCCGGCTGTCGAACATCGTCTTCATGGGTATGGGCGAGCCGCTGGCGAACTACAAGCGCGTGGTCGCGGCGGTCCGCCGGATCACCGATCCGGCCCCCGGCGGGCTTGGCATCGGCCAGCGTTCGGTGACCGTGTCGACGGTCGGCCTGGCGCCGGCGATCCGCAAACTGGCCGACGAAAAAATGCAGGTGCGGCTCGCGGTGTCGTTGCACACCCCGGACGACGAGCTGCGTGACACGCTGGTGCCGGTGAACAACCGGTGGTCGATCGACGAGGTGCTGTCGGCGGCCCGGTACTACGCGGACACGTCCGGTCGGCGGGTCTCGATCGAGTACGCGCTGATCCGCGACATCAACGACCAGCCGTGGCGGGCCGAACTGCTCGCCAAACGGCTGCGGAAACACCTGGGACAGCTGGTGCACGTGAACGTGATCCCGCTGAACCCGACGCCGGGCTCGAAGTGGGATGCCAGCCCCAAGCCGGTGGAGCGCGAATTCGTCCGGCTGGTCAACGCCGGCGGCGTGGCGTGCACGGTGCGGGACACGCGTGGTCAGGACATCGCGGCGGCCTGCGGCCAGCTGGCCGCCGAAGGTTGA
- a CDS encoding TIGR03086 family metal-binding protein — protein sequence MNRFLLASKEFGRRLRSVRPAHWAAPTPCAEWNVRQLVNHVVRGNRNYVDLLAGGTRQEFLRMREADALGDDPLAAFDASVQLLADAFGRPGALERKLDYPLGQVCGGQALAVRTTDIVIHTWDLARAVGADDRLDASLVAWISDELETIYAGLAESPVAAETTHRFFAAPTGTLGADASRQDWLLHRMGRNPRRG from the coding sequence ATGAACCGGTTCCTCTTGGCAAGCAAGGAATTCGGCCGGCGGCTGCGGTCGGTTCGCCCGGCGCACTGGGCGGCGCCGACGCCGTGCGCGGAGTGGAACGTGCGCCAGCTCGTCAACCACGTGGTGCGCGGGAACCGCAACTACGTCGATTTGCTGGCCGGCGGAACGCGGCAGGAGTTTCTGCGGATGCGCGAAGCCGACGCGCTGGGCGACGACCCGCTCGCCGCGTTCGACGCGTCCGTGCAACTCCTCGCCGACGCGTTCGGCCGGCCGGGCGCGCTGGAGCGGAAGCTCGACTATCCGCTCGGCCAAGTCTGCGGGGGTCAGGCGCTGGCTGTCCGCACCACGGACATCGTGATCCACACCTGGGACCTCGCTCGGGCGGTCGGTGCCGACGACCGGCTCGACGCCTCGCTGGTGGCGTGGATCAGCGACGAACTGGAGACGATCTACGCCGGGTTGGCGGAAAGCCCGGTCGCGGCGGAGACGACGCACCGGTTCTTCGCCGCACCGACCGGAACGCTCGGTGCGGACGCGTCCCGGCAGGACTGGCTGCTGCACCGCATGGGCCGGAACCCGCGGCGCGGCTGA
- a CDS encoding molybdopterin-containing oxidoreductase family protein, which translates to MATDVPTFCPLCASRCGATAAVEDGRLLSLRPLPGHPTGQAICVKGKAAPEIVEHPDRLLHPLRRTAPKGAADPGWERITWDEALDTVAAQLTVIAAESGPESVLFGNASPSTSAMSDSIDWYTRLRRAFGSPNALTYMELCGWGRHLSTLSTWGEPVPGSYVPDLENARCILYWGYNPSVSRLSHATATTSARRAGAKLVVVDPRKAGLASKADQWLRVRPGTDAALALSLTHVMIENGWYDKEFVTRWTNAPQQVTATRQVWDLIVEECAQFAPEAAEQITGVPADQIVDTARLLWEERPVAFYTWSGLEQQSNSTQTARAISQLYALTGCIDVPGGNVLFTPVPTNPVDGREFLTAEQRGGAIGVGDRPLGPAKYEFVTGEDFYRAALDGVPYRARALVNFGANLVLANGDSARGRAALGALDFFVHTDLFLNPTAEQADLVLPVTSAWEAAALRVGFEISQAAVSTVQLRQPVVAPRGEARSDLQVIFDLAVWLGLGEQFFHGDVEAAWQYQLEPSGLTLDQLRAAPEGIRLPLETVYRKYEQRGFRTPSGLVELYSETLRDHGYPPLPTYAEPSISPVSRPDLTARYPLILTCAKSLFFCETQHRQIASLRKSAPDPTLELHPDAASARGVEAGDWVRLETPRGSIRAKAKFNGNLSPDVVCGQHGWWQPSGVLGSPGYPAVGDGSANLNLVLSLGPSDPISGSAPLRASLCEVVKD; encoded by the coding sequence ATGGCGACCGATGTACCGACATTCTGCCCCCTGTGCGCGTCCCGGTGCGGAGCCACCGCCGCGGTCGAAGACGGCCGGTTGCTGTCGCTTCGCCCGCTGCCCGGGCATCCGACCGGGCAGGCGATCTGTGTCAAAGGCAAGGCCGCGCCGGAGATCGTCGAGCATCCGGACCGGCTGCTGCACCCGCTGCGGCGCACCGCTCCGAAGGGCGCGGCCGACCCGGGCTGGGAACGCATTACCTGGGACGAGGCGCTCGACACCGTCGCCGCGCAGCTGACCGTCATCGCCGCGGAGTCCGGGCCGGAGTCGGTGCTGTTCGGCAACGCCTCACCGTCGACATCGGCGATGTCGGACTCGATCGACTGGTACACCCGGCTCCGGCGCGCCTTCGGCAGTCCCAACGCGCTCACCTACATGGAGCTCTGCGGCTGGGGCCGCCACTTGAGCACGCTCAGCACCTGGGGCGAGCCGGTGCCCGGCAGCTACGTGCCCGACCTCGAGAACGCGCGCTGCATCCTCTATTGGGGCTACAACCCATCGGTATCCCGGCTCTCGCATGCCACCGCGACCACCTCCGCGCGGCGAGCCGGCGCCAAGCTCGTCGTGGTCGACCCGCGCAAGGCCGGCCTGGCCAGCAAGGCCGACCAGTGGCTGCGGGTCCGTCCCGGCACGGACGCCGCACTGGCTCTCTCCCTCACCCACGTGATGATCGAGAACGGTTGGTACGACAAGGAATTCGTCACGCGGTGGACGAACGCGCCGCAGCAGGTCACCGCGACCCGGCAGGTGTGGGACCTGATCGTCGAAGAGTGCGCGCAGTTCGCGCCCGAGGCCGCCGAGCAGATCACCGGCGTGCCCGCGGATCAGATAGTCGACACCGCACGGCTGCTTTGGGAGGAGCGGCCGGTGGCGTTCTACACCTGGAGCGGGCTGGAGCAGCAGAGCAACTCCACCCAGACCGCGCGGGCGATTAGCCAGCTCTACGCGCTCACCGGCTGCATCGACGTGCCCGGCGGGAACGTGCTGTTCACGCCGGTGCCGACCAACCCGGTCGACGGGCGGGAGTTCCTGACCGCCGAGCAGCGCGGCGGCGCGATCGGCGTCGGCGACCGGCCGCTCGGCCCGGCGAAGTACGAGTTCGTCACCGGCGAGGACTTCTACCGGGCGGCGCTGGACGGCGTGCCGTACCGGGCGCGCGCACTGGTCAACTTCGGGGCAAACCTGGTGCTGGCCAACGGCGACAGCGCGCGGGGCCGGGCCGCGCTCGGCGCGCTGGATTTCTTCGTCCACACCGATTTGTTCCTCAACCCGACCGCGGAGCAGGCGGATCTCGTGCTGCCGGTGACGAGCGCATGGGAGGCCGCGGCGCTGCGGGTCGGCTTCGAGATCAGCCAGGCCGCGGTGTCGACTGTCCAATTGCGACAGCCGGTGGTCGCCCCGCGCGGCGAGGCGCGGTCCGACCTTCAGGTCATCTTCGACCTGGCGGTCTGGCTGGGGCTGGGCGAGCAGTTCTTCCACGGCGATGTCGAGGCCGCTTGGCAGTACCAGCTCGAACCCAGCGGGCTCACGCTCGACCAGCTGCGGGCAGCTCCGGAAGGCATCCGGCTGCCGCTGGAGACGGTCTACCGCAAGTACGAACAACGCGGCTTCCGGACGCCGTCCGGGCTGGTCGAGCTGTACTCCGAGACGCTGCGGGACCACGGCTACCCGCCGCTGCCGACCTACGCCGAGCCGTCGATCAGCCCGGTCTCCCGGCCGGACCTGACCGCGCGTTACCCGTTGATCCTGACCTGCGCGAAATCGCTGTTCTTCTGCGAAACCCAGCATCGGCAGATCGCCAGCCTGCGCAAGTCCGCGCCCGACCCGACGCTCGAACTGCACCCCGACGCGGCGTCCGCGCGCGGCGTGGAAGCCGGCGACTGGGTGCGGCTGGAGACGCCGCGGGGCAGCATCCGCGCGAAAGCGAAGTTCAACGGCAACCTCAGCCCGGACGTCGTGTGCGGCCAGCACGGCTGGTGGCAGCCGTCGGGCGTGCTGGGCAGCCCCGGCTATCCGGCGGTCGGCGACGGGAGCGCGAACCTGAACCTCGTGCTGAGCCTGGGCCCGAGCGACCCGATCAGCGGCAGCGCGCCGCTGCGGGCCTCGTTGTGCGAGGTGGTCAAGGACTAG
- a CDS encoding HD domain-containing phosphohydrolase: MKETAPVRLSELVATLSLVADLGMGRPMERVLRQTVIALRLADAAGADESVRAAAYYTSLLTWVGCAADTSELAELFGDETELYADSHDGDLAGVAMAMFVLRHLGRGAPPLRRAALAGQFLATAGRSVQQVMQAHCQSASELAGRLDLGADVCRPLLQSFERWDGRGIPGEAGGADLDLAIRLVHLADNVEAFHHTAGGDGAAAVARERRGTQFDPSLVDCFLQHRADVLAGLDHIRAWDEVIALDPQLGARLSEADLDRALQAFGDFADLKSPPRLGHSRGVATLAAAAAGRLGLPADDVRLVRRAGWVHDIGMIGVPSGIWNATRPWSLAQAERARTHPYLTERMLAGMPGLAAVARCAAQHHERLDGSGYPHGLSGDALPMPARLLAAADVRHALGEPRPHRAPLTRDAAAGILTAEARAGRLDPDAVTAVLASDGQRVRRTAAGLTARETEVLLHLARGRTNPEIAAALTVSRKTVSTHLEHIYAKLGVTTRTQAALVALRRGLT, encoded by the coding sequence GTGAAGGAAACCGCGCCGGTGCGGTTGTCCGAGCTGGTCGCCACGCTCTCGCTGGTGGCCGACCTCGGCATGGGCCGTCCGATGGAGCGCGTGCTGCGGCAGACGGTGATCGCACTGAGGCTGGCCGACGCGGCCGGCGCGGACGAGAGCGTGCGCGCGGCCGCTTACTACACGTCCTTGCTCACCTGGGTCGGTTGCGCCGCCGACACCAGCGAGCTGGCCGAGCTGTTCGGCGACGAGACCGAGCTGTACGCGGACAGCCACGACGGGGATCTCGCCGGCGTCGCGATGGCCATGTTCGTCCTCCGCCACCTCGGCCGCGGCGCTCCGCCGCTGCGCCGGGCCGCGCTGGCCGGCCAGTTCCTCGCCACCGCTGGCCGGTCGGTGCAGCAGGTCATGCAGGCTCATTGCCAAAGCGCCAGCGAACTCGCCGGGCGGCTGGACCTCGGCGCCGACGTGTGCCGTCCGCTGCTGCAGTCGTTCGAGCGCTGGGACGGCCGAGGCATCCCGGGCGAAGCCGGCGGCGCGGACCTCGACCTCGCGATCCGGCTGGTGCACCTCGCCGACAACGTCGAAGCGTTCCACCACACCGCGGGCGGGGACGGCGCGGCGGCGGTCGCACGGGAACGCCGGGGCACCCAGTTCGACCCGTCACTGGTCGACTGCTTCCTCCAGCATCGCGCCGACGTGCTGGCCGGGCTCGACCACATCCGGGCCTGGGACGAGGTGATCGCACTCGACCCACAGCTCGGCGCGCGGCTGTCCGAGGCCGACCTCGACCGCGCGCTGCAGGCGTTCGGCGACTTCGCCGACCTCAAATCCCCGCCCCGGCTGGGTCACTCGCGCGGCGTCGCGACACTCGCCGCGGCCGCCGCGGGCCGGCTCGGCCTGCCCGCGGACGACGTCCGGCTGGTGCGCCGCGCCGGCTGGGTACACGACATCGGGATGATCGGCGTACCGAGCGGGATCTGGAACGCGACCCGCCCGTGGTCGCTTGCGCAGGCAGAACGCGCGCGCACCCATCCGTACCTGACCGAACGGATGCTCGCCGGAATGCCCGGGCTGGCCGCGGTCGCGCGATGCGCGGCCCAGCACCACGAACGGCTCGACGGTTCCGGCTACCCGCACGGCCTTTCCGGGGACGCACTCCCGATGCCGGCCCGGCTGCTCGCCGCCGCCGACGTCCGCCACGCCCTTGGCGAGCCGCGCCCGCACCGCGCCCCGCTCACCCGGGACGCGGCGGCGGGCATCCTGACCGCCGAAGCCCGCGCGGGCCGTCTCGACCCCGACGCGGTCACCGCCGTACTGGCCTCGGACGGTCAGCGGGTACGCCGCACCGCGGCCGGGCTGACCGCGCGAGAGACGGAAGTCCTGCTGCACCTGGCACGCGGCCGGACTAACCCGGAGATCGCCGCCGCGCTCACGGTGTCCCGGAAGACGGTTTCGACGCACCTGGAGCACATTTACGCCAAACTCGGCGTGACCACCCGGACGCAGGCCGCGCTGGTCGCGTTGCGCCGCGGGCTGACCTGA
- a CDS encoding MmcQ/YjbR family DNA-binding protein: MAASPRRATVEDVHELALGMPHVTVERGGGGNPVYQVGRKSFVFFRTPRPDAFDPETGERYPDVIVFWVPSESDKQALVQDPDSPFFTTPHFDGHPSVLVRAARLDDLTLQELTEVVEDAWLSRASPRRREAWLAR; encoded by the coding sequence ATGGCAGCTTCGCCGCGCCGCGCGACGGTCGAGGACGTGCACGAACTGGCGCTGGGAATGCCGCACGTCACGGTGGAGCGCGGCGGCGGCGGGAACCCGGTGTACCAGGTCGGCCGGAAGTCGTTCGTGTTCTTCCGGACGCCGCGGCCGGACGCGTTCGACCCGGAGACCGGCGAGCGCTACCCGGACGTCATCGTGTTCTGGGTGCCGTCCGAATCGGACAAGCAGGCCCTGGTCCAGGACCCGGACAGCCCGTTTTTCACTACCCCGCACTTCGACGGCCACCCTTCGGTGCTGGTCCGCGCGGCCCGGCTCGACGACCTCACGCTGCAGGAACTGACCGAAGTGGTCGAGGACGCTTGGCTGTCGCGGGCGTCGCCGCGGCGGCGCGAGGCGTGGCTCGCGCGGTAA
- a CDS encoding PucR family transcriptional regulator gives MVTLDRLVNVLGGYGARLCCCPVARETALRDVVMGDPADPRGLRGDVYLAVGVGSVLEAVERAIAARASVVLVRGATAPGPDENGRAEEGRVAVLLVDPDVSWGQLAGVVYGLVLEGRETESGRGPTDLFALADSLADALGSAVTIEDQLSRVLAYSSRQEGADRVRLETILGRRVPDPVRELFERRGVFAHLAQSDEPLFVEADSALGLTGRMVVAVRAGRETLGSIWVECEQPLPDARRTVLHDSSRTVGLHLLRSRASADLERQVESDLVIRLLEGTPDAAAVLSRLGLPPGRFRVIALQAHIADERHAALLLAFERATTGFGWSRPGRSTLFSNTVYTVLPGEDVATARAWIDGIRDALPAQATVAAGIGAPASTAELPASRRESDECLALHDTRSKPGETVAYDESWDDILILRLRAAAAAGRVPARGPIADLARHDTAHATEYVATLRAWLETQGDLTEAAERLGVHPNTIRYRLRKMAEVTPLRLDLPAKRLAMIIELAVADSAR, from the coding sequence ATGGTCACGCTGGATCGGCTCGTCAACGTCCTCGGCGGATACGGCGCGCGGTTGTGCTGCTGTCCCGTCGCGCGCGAGACGGCGCTGCGCGACGTGGTGATGGGCGATCCCGCCGACCCGCGCGGGCTTCGGGGCGACGTCTACCTCGCGGTAGGCGTCGGGTCGGTGTTGGAGGCCGTGGAACGGGCGATCGCCGCGCGCGCGTCGGTCGTGCTGGTGCGCGGCGCGACAGCGCCGGGGCCGGATGAGAACGGGCGGGCCGAGGAGGGCCGGGTCGCGGTGCTTCTCGTGGACCCGGATGTGTCGTGGGGCCAGCTCGCCGGCGTGGTCTACGGCCTGGTGCTGGAAGGCCGCGAAACTGAATCCGGCCGCGGCCCGACCGACCTGTTCGCCTTGGCCGACAGCCTCGCCGACGCGCTCGGCAGCGCGGTCACCATCGAGGACCAGCTGTCCCGTGTGCTCGCCTACTCCAGCCGCCAGGAGGGCGCCGACCGCGTCCGGCTGGAGACAATCCTCGGCCGGCGCGTGCCGGATCCGGTGCGGGAACTGTTCGAGCGGCGCGGGGTGTTCGCGCACCTCGCGCAGTCGGACGAGCCGCTGTTCGTCGAAGCCGATTCCGCGCTCGGTCTCACCGGCCGGATGGTCGTCGCGGTCCGGGCCGGGCGCGAGACGCTCGGGTCGATCTGGGTGGAATGCGAGCAGCCGCTGCCCGACGCCCGGCGCACGGTGCTGCACGACAGTTCCCGCACGGTCGGCCTGCACCTGCTGCGGTCGCGGGCGAGCGCCGACCTGGAACGACAGGTCGAATCCGACCTGGTGATCCGCCTGCTGGAAGGAACCCCGGACGCGGCCGCCGTGCTCAGCCGGCTCGGGTTGCCGCCCGGCCGGTTCCGGGTGATCGCACTCCAAGCGCACATCGCCGACGAACGGCACGCCGCCCTGCTGCTCGCCTTCGAACGCGCGACGACCGGGTTCGGCTGGTCCCGGCCGGGCCGGAGCACGTTGTTCAGCAACACGGTCTACACGGTTCTGCCCGGGGAAGACGTCGCGACCGCACGTGCCTGGATCGACGGCATCCGCGACGCCTTGCCCGCGCAAGCGACTGTCGCGGCCGGCATCGGCGCGCCCGCGTCCACCGCGGAACTTCCGGCCAGCCGCCGCGAATCCGACGAATGCCTGGCACTGCACGACACCCGATCGAAGCCCGGCGAGACAGTCGCTTACGACGAGTCCTGGGACGACATCCTGATCCTTCGCCTGCGCGCTGCCGCGGCCGCCGGCCGGGTCCCGGCCCGCGGTCCGATCGCCGACCTGGCGCGGCACGACACGGCGCATGCGACCGAGTACGTCGCGACGCTGCGGGCCTGGCTGGAGACCCAAGGCGACCTGACGGAAGCCGCGGAACGGCTGGGCGTGCACCCGAACACGATCCGGTACCGGCTGCGGAAAATGGCGGAGGTGACGCCGCTGCGGCTGGACCTGCCCGCGAAACGGCTCGCGATGATCATCGAGCTGGCGGTCGCGGACTCGGCGCGCTGA